A DNA window from Leptospira langatensis contains the following coding sequences:
- a CDS encoding LIC10775 family protein translates to MWLLRSIWSLAKCRAIPFSFLIFLFISNDAMTQEKEIDPLLRQPWFSDQDKKEELLHNRLQGAFRLSEHYVWKTDSRLRNYRFYKDGHVEMILDRQYKEVFPSRSELDLHYSEAESLQKHGNPYSAIRLLKGSMYCYRLRYGKLVPEAFERTARLLGKFLDQYSHKEKELQRLTDPFGCWDPSVLKIKSNDFAYALDLSSDFSYLFPDQDREFSGEDPDFLWQVHRFYKSFPLEKEPDTWEKEYRKSSEGLLFFRPDRIVFTIGTTLHFHPQAFDAQNYYKIWDSLRGINPRTMREWNYLRKKEGDAYRTDFNYVSPDGRRSKIVVLEKFYLRGTRGILFSLAYPLRLESEAVKIWSRFSSSVVVE, encoded by the coding sequence ATGTGGCTCCTCCGATCTATTTGGTCCCTTGCAAAATGCCGGGCTATTCCATTCTCATTCTTGATCTTCCTATTTATTTCCAATGACGCGATGACTCAGGAAAAAGAGATCGATCCTCTACTTCGTCAACCTTGGTTTAGCGATCAGGATAAGAAGGAAGAACTACTGCACAACCGATTGCAGGGAGCATTTCGATTGAGCGAACATTATGTTTGGAAGACGGACTCCCGTTTGCGAAATTACAGATTCTATAAAGACGGTCACGTGGAAATGATCCTGGATCGGCAATACAAGGAAGTATTTCCGAGTCGTTCCGAATTAGACCTGCACTATAGCGAAGCAGAAAGTCTACAGAAGCACGGCAATCCTTACTCTGCGATCCGCTTATTAAAAGGCTCCATGTATTGTTATCGTTTGCGATACGGCAAGCTAGTGCCGGAAGCGTTTGAAAGAACGGCGAGGCTTCTCGGAAAATTCCTAGATCAATATTCTCATAAGGAGAAGGAACTGCAGAGACTGACGGATCCTTTCGGATGCTGGGACCCTTCCGTATTGAAGATCAAAAGTAACGACTTCGCTTATGCCTTGGACCTGAGTTCCGATTTTTCGTATCTATTTCCGGACCAGGATAGGGAATTCTCCGGAGAAGATCCGGATTTTCTTTGGCAGGTGCATCGATTCTATAAGAGTTTTCCTTTGGAGAAGGAGCCGGATACTTGGGAAAAAGAATATAGAAAGAGCAGCGAAGGACTCTTATTCTTCCGACCGGATCGGATCGTATTTACGATCGGGACCACATTGCATTTTCATCCTCAGGCATTCGATGCTCAGAACTACTATAAGATCTGGGATTCTCTACGAGGGATCAACCCGAGGACCATGAGAGAATGGAATTATCTGCGTAAGAAGGAAGGAGATGCCTACCGAACCGACTTTAATTATGTTTCTCCGGATGGAAGAAGGAGCAAAATCGTAGTCCTAGAGAAATTTTATTTAAGAGGCACAAGGGGAATCCTTTTTTCTTTGGCCTATCCGCTTCGATTAGAATCCGAAGCGGTAAAAATCTGGAGTAGATTTTCTTCTTCAGTCGTCGTAGAATAG